In Irregularibacter muris, the sequence TTTCGATCAATAAAGTTTTGTATAGAATTTATTTTATGATCAATGAATATTTTTCTACCCTTTACATTTCTGGTGAAGCCCCTTACCCGATAATCTATGGTCATAATATCTGAGTCAAAGGAGTGAATAAGATAATTGAGGGCCTTTAAGGGAGAGATTCTTCCACAGGTAGAAACATCGATATCTGCTCTAAAGGTACAAATCCCATCATGGGGGTGGCTTTCTGGATAAGTATGAACAGTGATATGGCTTTTATCCAAATGTCCCACTACTGATTGGGGAAGGGGACCAGGGCTCTCGGATTTAAATTCCTCTAAGTCTTCTAGAGTACGTATAGGTTCTTCTGAAATCAGCATAGTCACACTTGCTCCTTGGGGTTCATAATCTTGCTTGGCGATATTTAATATATTGGCCCCAATGATATCTGATACATTGGATAAGATATCCGTTAATCTTTGGGCATTATATTGCTCATCTATATATTCAATATATTCTTTACGGTGCTCTTCGGTATTGGCATAACAGATATCATACATATTGAAACTAAGAGATTTTGTTAAATTATTAAAACCATGAAGTTTTAATTTTTTGTCCGCTTTAAGAACCATTTTTTGCCTCCCTAAAATTCTTGATATATTCATTTTTCCCTTAATAACAAATTATAAACTACACTATATGGAGATGTAAATAGAATAAGTATAGATAGAGACAGAGAATTCATTAGAGGCTTTATCCATTTATTTCTTGTGTAATAGACTTGACAGAGGAATAAAAAGTACGTATAATATAGATCTGTGAGGAAGAAAAATAACTCACATCATAAGTTTTGGAGAGATGTCTGAGCTGGCTGAAGGAGCTCGCCTGGAAAGCGGGTGTGCGGCACAAACCGTACCGAGGGTTCGAATCCCTCTCTCTCCGCCATTAAATGTTAGAACCTTGAATAAGAGGTTTTTTTCATCTCTAAAACAAGTTTCATTAAAGTTGATATTAAGTTTGGTCGTACTAGATGGGGAGGTAGCGGTGCCCTATAACCTGCAATCCGCTATAGCAGGATTGAATTCCTACCCTAGATTTTGATTCTGTGGAGTCTGCCCTGAGTAAGTGGTGTTGAAGATCGGGTCCTGCGCAACGGAAATTCATGAACCCCGTCAGATCCGGAAGGAAGCAGCGGTAAGTGAACCCTTCCGTGTGCCGCAGGTTAGCCTGATTGGAGCTAACTGCCCAGGTAACGTCTGGAGGATCATTACCGAAGGTAGGTGTACGGCCTTTAAAATTTATAAATGCAAAAGGATAGAGAAGATTCTCTATCCTTTTTACGTATTTATCATAGAAAAATAAGAGAAGAGCCAAAGGATTAAGGGTTTGCTTTTATGGTATAATGGGAAATAATAAAAAAGATATCAAGGAAAGTGTGGGGAAGATTGTGAGTTATATAGCTTTATACAGAAAATGGCGGCCAAAAACCTTTGAAGATGTGGTGGGACAAGAACATATTACCACCACCTTAAAAAATCAAATACTTTTCAATCGTATTGCCCATGCTTATCTTTTTAGTGGTACCAGGGGAACGGGAAAGACCTCTACAGCTAAAATCTTTGCTAGAGCAGTAAATTGCCCTCATCATATTCAGGGGGATCCCTGCCATCAATGTGAAGTATGTAAAGAAATTGAAAGCTCAGGTGTTATGGACATTATTGAAATAGATGCTGCCTCTAACAGAGGTGTTGATGAAATTAGAGACCTAAGAGAAAGGGTAAAGTATCCTCCCTCTCTAGGACGCTATAAAGTATATATCATTGATGAAGTGCATATGCTCACTCAAGAGGCCTTTAATGCTCTACTAAAAACTTTAGAGGAACCACCTAAGCACGTCATCTTTATTTTGGCCACTACAGAACCGCACAAATTGCCTGCTACCATATTGTCCAGATGCCAGCGTTTTGATTTTAAACGAGTGACCCTAAAGGACATGGTTGGAAGGATGGAATATATCTGCCGAGAAATGGATATTTCCATTGAAGAAAAGGCCCTAGAACTTATTGCCAAAAATGCCGAGGGCGCCATGAGAGATGCCCTCAGTATATTGGATCAATGTCTATCCCTAGTAGAAGAAAATCAAACCATTACCTATGAAAATATTACCGATACCTTAGGACTGGCATCGGAGAGCTGGGTTTATGATATTGCTGGTAGTATTTTAAAGCAGGATATAAGAAACACCCTTTCACTGCTCCATGAGATGATGGATAATGGTAAAGATATCCTTCAAATGGTCAAACAGCTTAGGGAGCATTTTCGTAATCTTCTCATGGTAAAAACCCTCTCCCAGGCAGAGAATATTTTAGAAATGACTGCAGAACAAATAGAAAGCCTTAAAAATCAGGGAGAAGAAATTATAGAAGAAAGATTGTTTCGATTTATAGATCATTTAAATCAAGTAGAAAATAAAATGAAAACCACTAGTCAACCAGTGATTATATTAGAAATGGAATTAATCAATCTTTGTAAACAACCTAAGGGCGAATCTTTAGAAAGCCTATTGGAGAGAATATCCATTCTAGAGAAAAAAATACAGGACGGGATGGTCACCCAAGCCAGCCCATCCCCAAGGGTTACTCCTACTCCTACTCCCCCTCCCCCATCAAGGCCTAAAGTCCAACCAACTCCTTCCCCAACTCGGACATCTGTGCCACCCCAAGGGGAAGAACAGGAGACATTACAAAGAAATGATTCATTGACCAAGGAAAATATCCAAGAAAAATGGGGGGATATCCTAAGGGAAGTAAGGAAGAGAAAAGTATCTGTAGAAGCTCTGTTAAAGGAAGGGCAACTTGCACAATATGACAAAGGCAAATTATTGCTTGGTTTTAAAGAAGGATTTGGTTTTCACCAAACAGCCCTTTCTAGAAAAGATAATCTCGGTCTACTACAGCAGGTAATATCCCAGGTGATGAACTCTGCCATTAAGGTAGAGTGCGTCATGATGGACCAAATCACTTTTTCAGGACAGGAAGAAGTAGATATTGTGGATAAAACCATAGAAATTTTCGGAGAAGATGTAGTGGAAATTGTGGAGGAAAAGTAGAAAAGAAAGGCTGTTATGCTATAATAAAAGTATTATAATAAAAATTGCTAAACATAGAAAAATCTGTATCAAAAAAATATATGGAGATTAGAGGAGGAATAAAAAATGGCAAGAGGAAAATTCCCAGGTGGAATGGGTAATATGGGAAATATGATGAAGCAAGTACAAAAGATGCAAAAAGATATGGAAAAGGTGCAAGCTGAATTGGAAGAAAAGGAAGTAGAAGCCACCGCTGGTGGAGGAGTAGTAAAAGTAGTGGCCAATGGAAAGAAAAATATTATATCTATAGAAATTCAGCCAGAAGCCGTAGACCCTGACGATGTAGAAATGTTGGAAGACTTAATTTTGGCAGCTGTCAATGAAGCTATGAGAAAAGCAGAAGACATGGTTTCCAGTGAGATGGGTAAACTAACAGGTGGAATGAACATACCAGGATTATTCTAGGCCCGGACAGTAGAGGTGAAGAAATGTCATTTTATGCAGCACCAATTTCAAAATTAATAGATGAATTTAGCAAACTACCAGGAATCGGTCAAAAAACTGCTCAACGTTTGGCCTTTCATGTTCTCAATACCACACAGGAAAATGCCCAAGAATTGGCTCAGGCCATTATAGAGGCAAAGGAAAAGATAAAATACTGTGATACTTGTTTTAATATTACAGACAAACAATGCTGTGATATCTGTGCTAACACCAAAAGAGATAGTGAAGTTCTTTGTGTAGTGCAAGACCCTAAGGATGTTGTGGCCATTGAAAAGACCAGAGAATTTAGGGGCAAGTACCATGTCCTCCACGGAGCTATTTCCCCCATGGAAGGCATAGGTCCTAATGAAATATATATTAAAGAACTTCTCCTTAGACTGCAGGATGATGAGGTGAAGGAAATCATCCTGGCCACCAACCCGACTATAGAGGGCGAAGCCACAGCCATGTATATTGCCAAGCTAGTAAAACCCTTAGGCATCAAAGTCACCCGGCTGGCCTCAGGCATTCCTATCGGAGGGGATTTGGAATATACCGATGAAGTAACCTTAAGTAAAGCCTTTGAGGGCAGAAGAGAATTATAAAGAAAAGAAATAATCTATAAAGTTTTCTACAAAACTGAAGAAAAATAAATCTATGTAAATGACGAAGGAGGTTGCTATGGCGGCAGAAAAAGTATATGAAAAACTGAAAGAATTATCTATACCCTTTGAAATCATTGAGCATGAAGCGGCTCTAACAGTAGAAGAAATGGAAAAAGTTCTTCCAGAAATGGATGCACAAGTATGTAAAAACTTATTTTTAAGAAATCAAAAAGGAAATCAACACTATCTTGTGGTAATGGCAAAGGAAAAACCTTTTAATCTAAAAGAATTTGAACAAAAGCAAGGCCTAGGAAAACTATCCTTCGCCAGTGAAAAAAGACTTTTAAAATATTTAGGGGTACCCTCTGGGAGTGTTTCCCCCTTTGGTCTGATCAATGATTCCACCAATCACGTTATCGTCTATATAGATCAAGATTTAAAACAATGTGATAAAGTGGGAGTACACCCAAATATCAATTCTGCCACCATTACTTTTAAGGCATCGGATTTGGAAAAATACATCAAATCCCTTGATAATGAAGTGTATTGGGTGAAAATGTAAAGGATAAAAAAATTGATATTATAAGATAAGTGCAAACAGTTTATAAAGAACAAGATGATGGGGTTTACTTACCCCAATTGTATAATACTAATGACTCCTACAGAGAACAGGGAAAGTGTCTCAGTAGGAGTTTTTTTATTGGACACTACATCCATTCATGATATATCGCGAATGGATGTAAAGACTAAGAATTCTTTTGAATGTGGTGAACTCACAGATAATATTTTTTACTAAATGTTATTATTTTTTAAACTTCATAAGCAATTTAGCATTTATATAAATAAATTTTCTTTTTAAAGAAAGAAGTTGATAATTTTAATAGATAAGTCTTTTTATATAGTGTAGGACAAATAAGTTGGCCAACAGATAGAAGTCTTACCAATATATAATAAGGGAGAAATGTAAACATGGATTTTACAAGAGCACTATATTATAAAAGTCCTATTATGACAGGTAATGATGTAAGATATGTACAGGAAAGATTAAAGGAACTAGGATACTACACAGGAAGCATTGATGGGTCATTCGGTCCAGCTTGCAGGCGAGCAGTTATACATTTTCAAAAAACAAATCTATTGGAACCTGATGGGTCTTTAGGTCCCATAACGTGGAATGTATTATTTAGTAGTAATGCAGTTGCCGTTTTTACTTATACAAGAGCACTTTATTATACTTCACCAGTTATGGTAGGACAAGATGTGACCTATGTACAAAGACGTTTAAAATTGTTGGGATTTTATACAGGATTAGTAGATGGATCATTTGGCCCTGCATGTAATCAAGCAGTAATGGACTTTCAAAGGGCAAATGGACTAGGTATAGACGGGTCAGTTGGGCCAGCTACTTGGGAAAAACTATTTGGAAATAATGTAAATACTTCAATTCAATATACAAGAGCATTGTATTATACAAGGCCAGTTATGACAGGTAGTGATGTTACTCATGTTCAAAATGCACTGAAATCATTAGGATTCTATACGGGTGAAATAGATGGATCATTTGGTACACTTTGTAATCAAGCAGTAATAAACTTTCAAAGGGAAAATGGCTTAGATGTAGATGGATCGGTTGGACCAGCTACTTGGAATAAATTATTTAGTGATACATCGGCAGGCCAAGTTAGTTATACAAGAGCATTGTATTATACAATCCCCATTAGAACTGGTGATGATGTTGTAAAAGTTCAAAAAAAATTGAAAGAATTAGGATTTTACAAAGATGCGATAGACGGATCATTTGGACCAGCCTGTGATTTAGCAACAAGAAACTTCCAAAGAGCCAATGGGTTAGAAGTGGATGGGTCTGTTGGTCCATTGACTTGGAGCAAGCTTTTTAGTGACAATGTAAATTCAGAAATGAAATACACAAGGGCGCTGCACTATACAAGTCCAGTTATGACAGGCAATGATGTAACCCATGTTCAGAAAAGATTAAAGGAGTTAGGCTTTTACAATGGAGGAATAGATGGGTCATTTGGACCAGGATGTGATGAAGCAATAAGAAATTTTCAAAGAGCTAATGGGCTAGCAGTAGATGGGTCGGTTGGACCAGCTACTTGGGAGAAACTTTTCAATGATGCAGCCTCAACAGAACTCGTGTACACAAGGGCACTATACTATACAAGCCCAGTAATGACAGGTAATGATGTTATTCATGTACAAAAAAGATTACAAGCATTAGGATTTTATGGTGGAATAATCGATGGATCATTTGGACCAGCTTGCCGGCAAGCTGTAATGGAATTCCAAAGAGCAAATAAACTAGCTGTGGATGGATCTGTTGGTCCAGCTACTTGGAATAAATTATTTGGAATAGATTCTTCAGGTGGAATGGGAAATCTCGGAAACATAAAAAAGGTATTTATTGATCCAGGACATGGTGGCAGTGATCCCGGGGCTTTAGGAAATGGATTAAAAGAAAAGGACATAACCTTATCAATGGCATTAAAATTAGGCAATTTATTACAAGCAAAAGGCATGAGTGTAAAGTATTCAAGAACAACAGATAAATATGTAAGTCTACAAAATAGAGCAAGTCAAGCGAATGCTTGGGGAGCAGATTTATTTGTATCCATACATTGCAATGCTTTTAAATCCTCCAGTGCACATGGTACAGAGTGTTTTACTCATCCAAGTGCAAGTGCATCTACAAAAGCTTTATCGAGAAATGTTTCTAATGATATGGCTAAAAGTTTAGGTTTAAGAAATAGAGGACATAAAGAAGCTAATTTTGCTGTGCTTAGGTTAAGCAATATGCCTGCAATACTAACAGAAACAGCATTTATAACGAATTCAAGTGATGCAAGTAAATTAAATTCCGGACAAAATGAATTTGTATCTTCACTAGCCTCTCAAATTATAGGTGCAAATGTAGAGCTACCTGATGCAACAAAAGAGATTATTCGATATGCTAGTCGGAATGGTTTATTTAAAGGGCTTGGCGTTGATGTAGAGACATTTAATACAAAGAGTCCTGTTCAATTAATTTCGATTAGGCCAAAAGTTACTCTGCAAGTGGAATTATCAGCAACAACAACATTTCCAATTCCAGCTAAACAAGAAGTTTTAAATTTATCATTAACATCAAATGAAATAGAAGTTAGTTTTTTGGATAAACTGGGATCGACCGGAGTTGTTTTTGGGCCCGGAATGAATTTACAAATGCCTATAAATCGATTGAAAGCTACTCAAGATATAGATAGGATTGTGAAATATAGTGTGCAAAATAAACTTGATTTTTTAGAGGTAATAATGGAAGCAGCTTTACCAATAGGGGATACCACAGTATATCAAAGATTCATATATAATATTTATAGAAATCCACTAGATTTTGCTTATTCAACTGTAATGGTTCCTACAGGAAGTAGAGACGGGTCAGGTGAGATTTTACCAGAAATTATCAAAACCGCAGTGGTTGTATCAGCTATTGCAATAGTTGCTGGGGTAGTTTTTGTAGGAATGACAGGGGGGTGGGGAGCGTTAAATGCTTGCAAACTAATACCACTCTTTGTGAGACCATAAAATAATTAAAAATGATTTAAAATTGGGATAAATGAATACATTTATCCTAATTTTTCATATGAAGATATTTTTTATCTTTATTTTTAAACTATGTAAATATATTGTATAAATGTTTCTAATGATTCATAGTTGAGACCCATCTCTACGCAGATGATGTGTTTAACGCAACTACTTCAGAAGAGATAATACAGCCGACATGAGGTATATGTAGGGAAAAATTCACTTTGTACGTTTTATGATATTCCATATGAAATTTCTAACTGGGTTTATGACAGAAGTATTAATCCTAATTGTTATATCATCTATAAAAAGAATCAATATCCCTGGCCTTATCAGTATATTAGTAAAAAGTAAGATTTAAAAGTGACTGATATACTGATAGAAATCCATGTTGATAGCGAACGTCTTGCTAATCATATTAAATATTTAGCAAAATAGAACACTTATGGAAACTAGAAATAATAAATATTCAAAAATCAATTATTGTTTCAAGTTGAAAAATATATGGTAATAAAGGAAATATGATATAATTTAAATATCGGCTTATTGTACATATGTAGAATAATATGAAGCCAAAGAAGGGAAGATTTTAAAATATGAATCAAGAAGTTTTAGCAAAAGGAATAGTAAATTTTGAGGAGTTTAAAAGATATAACAAGTATCATATGAGAAAACGGGAAATGATTGCTTTCTTTTCTTTTCTTTTTTTATTCTTTATAATCTTTTATGTCTTAATGATGGATAATTTTCATTCAGTTATTATTTTTTCTATTCTTTTTTCAATAATTACTTCAGTTTTGCTTATCTCTGCCATAAGAATAGTTAACATGAGATTTGCTGTGAAAGAGTACAAAAGCGAACCCAGTATTAAGGGAGAAATGACTTATATTTCTAGTGAAGAAGGTATAAGACTAAAATGTGAAAGTTCAGATGCCCTTTTTAGATGGGGAGAAATTCAAAAAGCAATTCTAGTGAGGGATATGTTCATACTATATGTAACTACAATGAAAGCCATCGTCATACCTACAAGATTCTTTGATTCAGAGGAAGACATTGACTTATTTAAAAATATTGTTTCTGAAAATATGGACACAACCAAGGTTAAATTTTAGGATTATAGTTAATTGGATTGATTAAGTAAAGATGTTGTACCTATAGATGCTCGTAAAAGACTAAGAATTTCAAGATAGATTGTAATTCTATATGTGAACATATATTTGGGGATAGATTGTATTTTACCAAAGGCATAATTACAAGTCTTGGATTGATAATAACTTATTAAAGTTTATAAAATATAGAAACATAGGAAATAAGAGTTTTATATATTTCCTATGTTTCTTTTTTAAAATCCAATTGGACGGTATTGGAATATATTTTTATAGAAAGGTTGTCAACCTTTCTATAAAAATCTTCTTATATATTAAAGGAAGTAATTAGAGAAAAAAGTATATTTTTTTACTTTTTAAACGAACATAAGTTCGGTGATTGTGGTATAATTTTGACACTGGATATTAACAGGAGGGATAAGTATGCATAACTTAGTAAGAAAGTTCTTAAATGAAAACAACAGGAATAGCGAACTTTATTTTAAAGCAAAAACATATGGTAACCAGTATGATATTAATCGGTTATATGAGGAATTTCATAATTATGTATTTAGAATTTATTTTATTAGTTATATAGAAAAATCTTTAAGATTTAAGGCCTTAGAAATTAAAAGAAAACGAAAAAAATTATCGGAGAGGGAATTATGTACATTGAATGTAATCGACGAGGATTTTAATGAAGAAAAAATAAATATGATAAGGGATGATTCAATAGATCCCTTAGACGAAATGTCTAAGGGTATGGATTTTAAAGATATGGTAGCAAACAAAGAGCTGGCTAATGCAATAGAAAATACGACTAACAAACAAAAATTAGTATTATTCATGCACTATATTGAAGAAAAAGAAGAAAAACAAATTGCCCGAGAATTAAATGTATCTAAGCAATCTGTCAATAAGGTTAAGCTTGCGGGTTTAAAAAGAATAAGAACTTACCTAGGAGGTGAAATAAATGGAAGAGCTATTTAGTAATCTTTCAGGT encodes:
- the speD gene encoding adenosylmethionine decarboxylase, producing MVLKADKKLKLHGFNNLTKSLSFNMYDICYANTEEHRKEYIEYIDEQYNAQRLTDILSNVSDIIGANILNIAKQDYEPQGASVTMLISEEPIRTLEDLEEFKSESPGPLPQSVVGHLDKSHITVHTYPESHPHDGICTFRADIDVSTCGRISPLKALNYLIHSFDSDIMTIDYRVRGFTRNVKGRKIFIDHKINSIQNFIDRNTSNKYQMIDVNVYQENIFHTKMLLKDFDLNNYLFGVEESDFSPKEVKTIKKKLRKEMQEIFYGRNVPRV
- the dnaX gene encoding DNA polymerase III subunit gamma/tau, with the translated sequence MGNNKKDIKESVGKIVSYIALYRKWRPKTFEDVVGQEHITTTLKNQILFNRIAHAYLFSGTRGTGKTSTAKIFARAVNCPHHIQGDPCHQCEVCKEIESSGVMDIIEIDAASNRGVDEIRDLRERVKYPPSLGRYKVYIIDEVHMLTQEAFNALLKTLEEPPKHVIFILATTEPHKLPATILSRCQRFDFKRVTLKDMVGRMEYICREMDISIEEKALELIAKNAEGAMRDALSILDQCLSLVEENQTITYENITDTLGLASESWVYDIAGSILKQDIRNTLSLLHEMMDNGKDILQMVKQLREHFRNLLMVKTLSQAENILEMTAEQIESLKNQGEEIIEERLFRFIDHLNQVENKMKTTSQPVIILEMELINLCKQPKGESLESLLERISILEKKIQDGMVTQASPSPRVTPTPTPPPPSRPKVQPTPSPTRTSVPPQGEEQETLQRNDSLTKENIQEKWGDILREVRKRKVSVEALLKEGQLAQYDKGKLLLGFKEGFGFHQTALSRKDNLGLLQQVISQVMNSAIKVECVMMDQITFSGQEEVDIVDKTIEIFGEDVVEIVEEK
- a CDS encoding YbaB/EbfC family nucleoid-associated protein — translated: MARGKFPGGMGNMGNMMKQVQKMQKDMEKVQAELEEKEVEATAGGGVVKVVANGKKNIISIEIQPEAVDPDDVEMLEDLILAAVNEAMRKAEDMVSSEMGKLTGGMNIPGLF
- the recR gene encoding recombination mediator RecR yields the protein MSFYAAPISKLIDEFSKLPGIGQKTAQRLAFHVLNTTQENAQELAQAIIEAKEKIKYCDTCFNITDKQCCDICANTKRDSEVLCVVQDPKDVVAIEKTREFRGKYHVLHGAISPMEGIGPNEIYIKELLLRLQDDEVKEIILATNPTIEGEATAMYIAKLVKPLGIKVTRLASGIPIGGDLEYTDEVTLSKAFEGRREL
- a CDS encoding prolyl-tRNA synthetase associated domain-containing protein: MTKEVAMAAEKVYEKLKELSIPFEIIEHEAALTVEEMEKVLPEMDAQVCKNLFLRNQKGNQHYLVVMAKEKPFNLKEFEQKQGLGKLSFASEKRLLKYLGVPSGSVSPFGLINDSTNHVIVYIDQDLKQCDKVGVHPNINSATITFKASDLEKYIKSLDNEVYWVKM
- a CDS encoding N-acetylmuramoyl-L-alanine amidase, which translates into the protein MDFTRALYYKSPIMTGNDVRYVQERLKELGYYTGSIDGSFGPACRRAVIHFQKTNLLEPDGSLGPITWNVLFSSNAVAVFTYTRALYYTSPVMVGQDVTYVQRRLKLLGFYTGLVDGSFGPACNQAVMDFQRANGLGIDGSVGPATWEKLFGNNVNTSIQYTRALYYTRPVMTGSDVTHVQNALKSLGFYTGEIDGSFGTLCNQAVINFQRENGLDVDGSVGPATWNKLFSDTSAGQVSYTRALYYTIPIRTGDDVVKVQKKLKELGFYKDAIDGSFGPACDLATRNFQRANGLEVDGSVGPLTWSKLFSDNVNSEMKYTRALHYTSPVMTGNDVTHVQKRLKELGFYNGGIDGSFGPGCDEAIRNFQRANGLAVDGSVGPATWEKLFNDAASTELVYTRALYYTSPVMTGNDVIHVQKRLQALGFYGGIIDGSFGPACRQAVMEFQRANKLAVDGSVGPATWNKLFGIDSSGGMGNLGNIKKVFIDPGHGGSDPGALGNGLKEKDITLSMALKLGNLLQAKGMSVKYSRTTDKYVSLQNRASQANAWGADLFVSIHCNAFKSSSAHGTECFTHPSASASTKALSRNVSNDMAKSLGLRNRGHKEANFAVLRLSNMPAILTETAFITNSSDASKLNSGQNEFVSSLASQIIGANVELPDATKEIIRYASRNGLFKGLGVDVETFNTKSPVQLISIRPKVTLQVELSATTTFPIPAKQEVLNLSLTSNEIEVSFLDKLGSTGVVFGPGMNLQMPINRLKATQDIDRIVKYSVQNKLDFLEVIMEAALPIGDTTVYQRFIYNIYRNPLDFAYSTVMVPTGSRDGSGEILPEIIKTAVVVSAIAIVAGVVFVGMTGGWGALNACKLIPLFVRP
- a CDS encoding YcxB family protein; the encoded protein is MNQEVLAKGIVNFEEFKRYNKYHMRKREMIAFFSFLFLFFIIFYVLMMDNFHSVIIFSILFSIITSVLLISAIRIVNMRFAVKEYKSEPSIKGEMTYISSEEGIRLKCESSDALFRWGEIQKAILVRDMFILYVTTMKAIVIPTRFFDSEEDIDLFKNIVSENMDTTKVKF
- a CDS encoding RNA polymerase sigma factor, with amino-acid sequence MHNLVRKFLNENNRNSELYFKAKTYGNQYDINRLYEEFHNYVFRIYFISYIEKSLRFKALEIKRKRKKLSERELCTLNVIDEDFNEEKINMIRDDSIDPLDEMSKGMDFKDMVANKELANAIENTTNKQKLVLFMHYIEEKEEKQIARELNVSKQSVNKVKLAGLKRIRTYLGGEINGRAI